The Bryobacteraceae bacterium genome includes a window with the following:
- the omcK gene encoding cytochrome c, giving the protein MRFRFVPLIAAIAWAGWLAAASGGQEPAKKGQAPAAASAPAKKEYVGSDTCAGCHDEIHTSFKKNAHIILETNKRRGWEGKACESCHGPGSVHSETAAAEDILSPRNMPPAAIDQMCLSCHKNQQTQVGRIQSGHARNSVACTSCHNVHKTGEEASARRFRTAAGVNQNCRECHMDVWASFQKPHRHPLPEGAMSCTGCHNPHASFLNRNMRLASGQQPGCFQCHSNIRGPFVFEHAPVRNEPCTICHEPHGSANPRMMIRHEVANLCLECHSNVQSPPRATTAGGVAIATHDLRLPRWRNCTACHQKVHGSNVNGALLR; this is encoded by the coding sequence ATGAGATTCCGCTTTGTGCCGCTGATCGCCGCCATCGCATGGGCGGGCTGGCTGGCGGCAGCGTCTGGCGGCCAGGAGCCCGCCAAGAAAGGTCAGGCTCCCGCCGCTGCGTCCGCTCCGGCCAAAAAGGAATACGTCGGGTCTGACACCTGCGCGGGCTGCCACGACGAGATCCACACGAGCTTCAAGAAGAACGCGCACATCATTCTCGAAACCAACAAGCGCCGCGGCTGGGAGGGCAAAGCCTGCGAGTCCTGCCACGGGCCGGGTTCGGTTCACTCGGAGACTGCGGCAGCCGAGGACATCCTCTCGCCCAGGAACATGCCCCCCGCGGCCATCGACCAGATGTGCCTCTCCTGCCACAAGAACCAGCAGACGCAGGTCGGGCGCATCCAGAGCGGCCACGCCCGTAACAGCGTGGCCTGCACGTCCTGCCACAACGTCCACAAGACCGGAGAAGAGGCCTCGGCGCGCCGGTTCCGCACGGCCGCCGGCGTCAACCAGAACTGCCGCGAGTGCCACATGGACGTCTGGGCCAGCTTCCAGAAACCGCACCGCCACCCGCTGCCGGAAGGCGCCATGTCCTGCACGGGCTGCCACAACCCGCATGCCAGCTTTCTCAACCGCAACATGCGCCTGGCCAGCGGCCAGCAGCCCGGCTGCTTCCAGTGCCACTCCAACATCCGCGGGCCCTTCGTCTTCGAGCACGCCCCCGTGCGCAACGAGCCCTGCACGATCTGCCACGAGCCGCACGGTTCGGCCAACCCGCGCATGATGATCCGTCATGAAGTGGCCAACCTCTGCCTGGAGTGCCACTCCAACGTCCAGTCGCCGCCGCGCGCCACGACGGCGGGCGGCGTGGCCATCGCCACGCACGACCTGCGGCTGCCGCGCTGGCGCAACTGCACGGCCTGCCACCAGAAGGTGCATGGATCCAACGTGAATGGAGCTTTGCTGCGATGA